The Nostoc cf. commune SO-36 genomic sequence ATAAGATGGGGATATTGCTTCTGAAGTTCAATGTAGTAATTCACCAATTTATCAGGATTATGTCCATTTTCCTGAGATATTATGTGGCGAATTTTACGTATTTGGTTGATTGCTTCATCATTCTTCGTCATTTTGCGCTCCTATTAACTCTAATGGCGTAACTAGTGTTGGAACGTATAACCCCAGCATAACGTTTAGCCGTCGAATATGCCCAAACTTGTTGGCATTTGCCAAGTGGCGACAATTCCAAGTCAATAGAAAATCACATTTATGATACGAAGCCAGGGCAAGATGTAGTGCATCTCCAAGCGGATCGCTGGGCATCAGATGTTGCTGAATATACACTTTAACGATCTCAGCAACCACAGATTCAATCGGGACAAATAACAAGCCACTAATCAGTTTTATTGCCTCGCTCTTTCCAGGAAAGTTACCTCAATTGAGTTCATCCAACACTGCAAGACTAGTTACAAGCACATAGTTGTCACTTGCATGGCTCCACCATTCCCGTGTCCAGTCCCGCCGTGCCACCATATCAGGTTCAGTACGTGCCTCGTAATAAAAACTGGGAATGGAGGTTTCAATGTAAACTTTTGGTTTCATTGCGGTAAGAAGTGACATAAATGAACGGCTTGACTATCTTTGTTAATGACTGATATTGCAGTATTATTGTGTTTGATTTAACACCTAAGCGATATCTACGGCGGGCTGTTCGGTATCGCCCTAACTCGACAACAAATTAAGCGATGTCTACAAGGGCTGCGCCTACGCATTAAACCGTCCAATCCTCAATTAAGAATCCGGGTACTTTGCCTAAATCCCGATGATTGCGTGTTAATAAAACTGATTTACGAGATGGTGCGTAGGCGCAGCCCGTCGTAGACATCGCAATCATGCGTCAACGAAATTTAAGCACATAATAATTAGGTGTATGGCTTCAAATAGCAACGCTCACGTCGGCTCAAATGATCAGCTAGTTCTGTGAGCCTATTTTGTATATCGTTTGGTAAACTGTCAAACTGATTTGGAAACTCCATTAGAGTCAGAAATCGCTTGCATAGCTTCATACTTTGACGGCACTCATATTTGATTTTTTTGACTTCAACTAATGCTTCAAAAGTTAATGACTCACTTAAAATTAGTGTACTTATGTAAAGGGCAAAAAACGCAGCCTGCAAAGTGTTTGAGGCTTGCCAATAGGAATAATGTATGTCATCATCCTCTCGATAATTGCCAGAAGCAACCATATTAGGGTGAGTATGCTCACTCAGGAATGGAAACATGATTGTATGATCTGTGTTAGTCATTAGGTCTAACTTAAAAAGTGTCGCAAGAAGAATTTATTATCAAAATTCTGATTCTCTACAAGAGTCGGTGTTTATGCAAGACCCATAGATAAAATTCCACATACCTTTCGACTTCTCCCTATATTTAATCATTAGCGAGAAGTTGCAACACAACAATGATGTTGCTTAATACACTTGAGGGACAAAAAATTGCTCATTGCGGGGGGCGCGAACATAATCTTCAGCCACAGGTCTAGATGGAAGGTCTAAGGGAGGAGGTGTCATGTCTTCGTAAGGAACTTTGCTCAACAAATGATGAATGCAGTTGAGCCGCGCCCGTCTTTTATCATCTGCTTCAATGGTAAACCAGGGGGCTTCGGGAATATTCGTGTAAGCAAACATGGTATCTTTGGCTTTGGAATATTCTACCCAGCGATCGCGTGATTCCAAATCCATTGGGCTGAGTTTCCAGCGCCTTGCTGGATCGTGACTGCGAGAAAGAAAGCGTTTTTCTTGTTCATCATCGCTGACAGAGAACCAGTATTTGATTAAAACAATGCCCGATCGCACCAGCATTCGTTCAAATTCCGGGCAAGATTGCATGAATTCTTCATATTCTGCTTCAGTACAAAAGCCCATCACCCGTTCAACTCCGGCTCGGTTGTACCAACTGCGATCGAAAAGGACAATTTCGCCGGCTGTGGGAAGATGTTGCACGTAACGCTGAAAATACCACTGAGTTTTCTCGCGATCGGAGGGGGTTCCCAGAGCAACGACACGACAGCCACGAGGATTGAGTGGATCGGCAATGCGTTTAATTACTCCTCCTTTACCGGCAGCATCGCGCCCTTCAAATATGACGACAACCCGATAGCCAGTGTGCTTAATCCAGTATTGCATTTTGACTAGCTCAATCTGGAGTTGCTCTAGTTCAGTTTCAAAAGTCTTTTTGGGAATTTTCTTGGCAAAAGCTTCTGTGCTACCATCAAACATCCGTTTGGATTTTTTAGATTTTTTCTTGTCTTTTGCCTTTACTAGCTTTTCTACTAAGTTTGTAGCGGGTTGAACTAGACCATTATGTTGTTGGTTTTCAACTTCATCAATTGACATTGCAGCGACTCCATACTATCTAATCGGCATCATTAAAGCTTATCTATACAAGTATATATTTTAATGTGAACTGAGTGTAAATATACACCTTACGGAGTATTCCTACAGTAAAAATGTAAATTTTTATTCATCCCCTTTATAGTCAATTTCAATTTTTAATTTAATGGCAAAATGGATCAAAATATATCGAAAAGCGATCGCAGACGAACCTTTTAGCTATTTATTTCGTTGTAGTTGTTTAATTTTTTCTATCAACAGACGAACTTGAACAGCTTTGTTACGAAACCAGTCTGTTGAACAAATGCGGTAAATTTTCTAACCAAGCTTTTCAAGTACTTCTTGTAGGTTTTAATCCTTGATTTCTAAAGCTTTGAGGTTAATTCGCTTATGTGTCTATTGTTAGATTGCTGACGTTGCTCTATTCTGTTGACGCTCACGTTCTTGAGCTAGAGTCTTTCGGTAATCAACAGCCTCAGCAACTTTCGTAAAAGTTATCTCCGACCGACAGATTTTAAGTTCTACGTCTGTTTCTCGTACAACTTTGACTATTTCTTCTAGCGAAACTCGGAAAAACTCTTTTCTCTTATTCTCTTTGTTCATTCTTCTAGCGTGGAAATATCTGTGTAAGCGAGATTCAAGCTCTGGAGCATTTTCACAAAAGATCATAGCGTGAACATCAAAAGGGAAAGGAACAGAAGCATCACTTAGCTCTTTAACTCGCTCCATTGGTTCAAGCCTGCGTGTCATACCGATCTTATAGACATCTTCACCAAAGGAACCAATGTTTGAAATGATGTAGATGTGTCCAGATTTAGTCAGTTGAGCTTGAGAGATAGCCCTTTCCTTATTTGCTTCTGCCTCTGCAAGCCGCTTTTGTAACTCTTCGATTTGGCTAAAGAGTTTCTGCTGAACCTTTCCGGTCGCTGATTCTATATCTGTACGAGCTTTTTCCAGCGCCTCTTCATAACGACGCTCCTCACGTTCAGCCTCCTGTTTAGCTTTCTCAAGATCGCGTAATGCTTTTTCCTCTTCACGCATTTGTTCACGAATAGTACGCT encodes the following:
- the ppk2 gene encoding polyphosphate kinase 2 produces the protein MSIDEVENQQHNGLVQPATNLVEKLVKAKDKKKSKKSKRMFDGSTEAFAKKIPKKTFETELEQLQIELVKMQYWIKHTGYRVVVIFEGRDAAGKGGVIKRIADPLNPRGCRVVALGTPSDREKTQWYFQRYVQHLPTAGEIVLFDRSWYNRAGVERVMGFCTEAEYEEFMQSCPEFERMLVRSGIVLIKYWFSVSDDEQEKRFLSRSHDPARRWKLSPMDLESRDRWVEYSKAKDTMFAYTNIPEAPWFTIEADDKRRARLNCIHHLLSKVPYEDMTPPPLDLPSRPVAEDYVRAPRNEQFFVPQVY
- a CDS encoding PIN domain-containing protein — its product is MKPKVYIETSIPSFYYEARTEPDMVARRDWTREWWSHASDNYVLVTSLAVLDELN
- a CDS encoding DUF4041 domain-containing protein; the encoded protein is MENRIRKTYEDLNKLSQTTHCEVAPRYLDIKLEELWLTHEYQEKKYQEQEEQRTIREQMREEEKALRDLEKAKQEAEREERRYEEALEKARTDIESATGKVQQKLFSQIEELQKRLAEAEANKERAISQAQLTKSGHIYIISNIGSFGEDVYKIGMTRRLEPMERVKELSDASVPFPFDVHAMIFCENAPELESRLHRYFHARRMNKENKRKEFFRVSLEEIVKVVRETDVELKICRSEITFTKVAEAVDYRKTLAQERERQQNRATSAI
- a CDS encoding PIN domain-containing protein; protein product: MVAEIVKVYIQQHLMPSDPLGDALHLALASYHKCDFLLTWNCRHLANANKFGHIRRLNVMLGLYVPTLVTPLELIGAQNDEE